In Solanum lycopersicum chromosome 5, SLM_r2.1, the following are encoded in one genomic region:
- the LOC138348814 gene encoding uncharacterized protein, whose product MSLEFEVDDWVYLKLLPMNGVMKFAKKGKLSPRYIGSYKIPNRVGNVAYELELPHLLETVHSVFHLSMLKKGLGDPSLIVPTENVWIKDDLSYEDILVQILDHQLRRAKVTRISIQRLVDLA is encoded by the exons ATGTCGTTAGAGTTTGAGGTAGACGATTGGGTGTATCTAAAACTTTTACCCATGAATGGGGTTATGAAGTTTgctaagaaggggaaacttagtccccgtTATATTGGTTCGTACAAAATACCCAACAGAGTTGGCAATGTAGCATATGAGTTGGAGTTACCCCACTTGTTAGAAACTGTTCATTCAGTATTCCATTTGTCTATGTTGAAGAAAGGcttgggtgatccttcattgattgtacCAACTGAGAATGTTTGGATTAAGGAtgacttgtcctatgaggatATTTTGGTTCAAATTTTGGATCATCAA TTGagaagagccaag gtaaccaggatcagcatcCAGCGCCTCGTTGATCTAGCTTGA